The genomic region TGCGGAAGTGGTGGGGATCACGAGGAAATTCAAAAAGGAACTGGCGGAAATAGCAAAGAAGCACCCCACAAAGAAGACGAACGCAAACCAGAAACTCGCCCTCGTTGCCTACGCCGACGGCGGCTCGCGCGGCAACCCTGGCAGGGCGGCCTGTGCGGCGGTCATCACCGATGCAAGCGGTGCCGAGCTCCTGCGGCGCGCGCGCCTCATCGGCAAGGCCACCAACAACGTGGCCGAGTACGAAGCCGTGCGCCTGGCGCTGGAACTGTGCGCGGAACTGGGTGCGAGCGACGTGACCCTCAAGCTCGACAGCGAACTGGTGGTGCGCCAGCTGGAGGGGCAGTACAAGGTGAAGAACGCCGACCTGCTCAAGCGCTACGACGACGTGCGCGCGCTCATCTCCGGCTTCCACGCCTTCCGCGCGGAACACATCCCCCGCGCCCAGAATGCCCTGGCCGACAAACTCCTCAACGCCGCCCTCGACGGCAAAGACCTGGAACAGGCCTGAAGAGGAGAGGCCGTCCGACTTGCGTCGAACGGCCTCTTTGTCTTGATCTAACTCGGGCCCGGATCAGGGAAACCGCGAGGAGTGGAAGCGGTTCTCGAAGATT from Candidatus Krumholzibacteriia bacterium harbors:
- a CDS encoding ribonuclease HI family protein is translated as MRIEPPLAERLDVLLQKLLDGKTLAVAAAEAGIGAAEVVGITRKFKKELAEIAKKHPTKKTNANQKLALVAYADGGSRGNPGRAACAAVITDASGAELLRRARLIGKATNNVAEYEAVRLALELCAELGASDVTLKLDSELVVRQLEGQYKVKNADLLKRYDDVRALISGFHAFRAEHIPRAQNALADKLLNAALDGKDLEQA